The Longimicrobium sp. DNA window CGAGAACTTCGACCGCACCGACCTCTCGGCGTGGGAATGGGCGGTGGCGTTTCAGCGGCGGCGCGATCGCATGCGCGAGCGGGGCGAGCCGAGCGGCGTTCGCGACGTGGCGGCGAGCATGGGGAAGAAGGCGTTCCAGACGGTGGGCGAGTACCTCCAAGTGGCCGATTCGCTGGGATTGGAAGTGCTCTTCGGTGCGGGGGTGGTGAGCGGAGGCCAGCCCGACCACGGGCGTCTCGCCCGGCTGTCACTCGCAGCCTTCCTGCGAGTGGCCAGGTGCGCGAGCGGGGGCGCGACCTCCGCTGCACAGGCGCTCCTGAACGAGCTGCGCAAATCGGGTGACGAGGCGGCCGCCGCAGCCCTCGCCAGCCGTGAACAGGCCCTGCGCCGAGCACGGCCTCGGGGGGTTGCCGGTGAGGGGCTGCAGATCAACATCCGCCAGGCGCTCGGCGATCTCGCGCCGCGCCAGGCAAGGCACTACCTCGTGCGGCTCGTCCCCGCGGTAGCTGTGCTGGCTAAGCGGGCCGCGGCGGAAGGATCTGCGGAGATGGAACGGATCGCTGCGCAGCTCTCAGATGCTGCGGGAACGCTACGTGAGCCGGACGGCGAGTAAACAGCGGGCCGGATCGACAAAAAGAAAGGGCGTGCCAGCCGGGGACTTTCCCCGGCCGACACGCCCTGGCACCCTCACCTGCAAGGGCGCGGTCCGCTTACGACTGAACGATGACGTCTTCCTCGGGCTCGGCCGGCGCCTGAGACTCGGGCTCGGGCCGTTCGCGCATCCCCTCGCTGGTGGCGAGGGCTTCGTGCGTCTCGTCGTAACGATCCGTGTGCATGCTCCTTGGGGGTCTTTGAGAGGGGTGGGGTGGCGCCCCTGGAGGGGGCAGGGTGCAGTCGTGACGCGGTCGGTCCCAGCGGCGGGCGCGCGCCTTCGCCTTCCGGCGCAGGCGCTGCCGCGAGGATCCGCGGCGGCGGCCGCAGTGGTACTTGGGCAGGCGCCGGCCGCGGCGCGGACGACGCGCGTCGGCCGGTCGAAGTCCGTACGGGTGCATTCGCTCACCGCGAAGGAAGGCCAGTGAGCGGGCTCATGCGGCCCTCCGCCGGTCGCCCCGGAACGTGCCGCGAAGCTTGTCGATGGTGACGGACGCGTGGGCGTACGACATGCCGCGCTCCAGGTACGTCCACGTGGAGCTGACGAGGGTGCCGCCCCGCCCGCGCTCGTGCAGCAGTTCGAGCAGCGTGTCGAGCTGCGGCTCACTCAGCGGCGAGCGGATCGGGTCGGTCGCGAACTTCAGGCGGGCCGCCCGGAGCGCGCGGTGCTTGAATCCGCGCCCCGCGCGCTGGTCGCCCCCGCCGGCGGTACGCGCGCCAGACGGGGCGGCGTTGCCGGAGGCGCGCTGGCCGGCGATCGGACGCAGAGGGATGACGGGCGTACCCGCGTCCTCCCCGCGCGACCTCTCGCTCCCGCCCGCCGCTGTGTGGGCGGCGGTGCCGTCGTCGCGGGTGTCCCCCGCGGGCTCCGCGGCGGGCCGGAGCGGGATGATGGTGGTCCCGGGCTCCTCCCCCGGCGCTTCACCGAGCGCAGCGTCGCCCGCAGCGGCGGGGCTCGGGGACGGTAGCGTCCGCATCTCCCGCGGCCGACGCCAGCTCGGCCGCCACGTCGCCCTCGATCTCCTCGGGGTGGAGCGGAACGATGGGCGCATCGGCGGAAGAGACCTCGCCCGTGACCCCGGTCACCGCTGCGGACGCGGCGTCGACCAGCGGCACGGCCGCAGCACGGCGCCGCCGGGGCGTGCGCGTCGCGGGCGCCGGCTCGCCGCCTTCCTTGCGGGCGCGGGTCCGGGGCTTCCGGGGGGGCTTCTCGGGCTCGTCCTTCACGCCTTCCTTGCGGGCACGGGTCCGGGGCTTCCGGGGGGGCTTCTCGGTGTCGTCCTTCACGGTGAACCTCCTCGCTCGGGTCGTGGTGAACTGGGTACCTGACCCGGCTTTTTCTGAGGGGGTTCAACAGCCTGGTCTCGCCACCATGCGGGAAGCGCGCGCGGTGTCTTGGTGTGCGGGGCTCCCGCCGGGACCCTTCGTAGGATCATGCGGTTTCACTGCCATACACCAGGTCCGAAGCCTTCGCCTTTAGGCGAATAGCTTTAGCGAGCTGTAGAAGCTAGACTCTCGAGCAGAAGCCGAACGCTCGGGAGAGACGAATGGCGGAGAATCGCAGGTCAGCACCTGTGGGCGCGGGGATACTTCTGCAGTACGACGGGGGAGATCACGACGGCGCAGATCGAGGAATACATCGCGGGGCACAGCGAAGAGGATCCCGCGATCAGTTTACGGTGGACGCTGGATAGAGGTGGGAGTTTCAGTCCCAGCTTCAGGGGGGTTCCACCCCCGGGACTTTCAGCAGGCTTTAGCCTGTTCTCTAGCCGCGCGCGCGATGTGGCGCAGGCGAAAGTAGCCGTTATGGGAGACGAAGTAGCTGGTCAGCGCCTCCGCGGCACGGGCGGCTCGTTTTCCCGGCCGCACCTGGGTGTGAGGATGAGCGAGATGAGGTCGCGCACCGCCAGCTCGCGCACGCCACTGTCCTCGAGCCGGCGCGCCGGCGCGTCCGGGCTGGTCCGGGGACCAGCCGGGCCGGAGCCGGGCCAGACGTGAGGTCGAGGCCGCGCTCAATTGCGTTCTGCGGGTGCATCGGAGGGGGACGGACGACCTGCGTGGACGGTAGTGCCGGAGCGGCACGCACTCTCCCCCCCTTTTCTTCGAGGGGTTTACGCGGCCAAGTCCGTGGTGGCAGCTTCGTCTGGGCTCGCGACCGCGATCTTCTCCTGACAGTAGCGGCAGGTATCCCGCTGTTCCTCCGTCGTGCGAACGCAATCCCATCCTGCGCGAGTCGCCGCGGTATCGGCGCGAGCCCGCGGCTCGTGGCGGCGCCGCAAGCGCTCCACGTCGGCCTGAATCGAATGTACCGTCTCTGGATCGCATACCCCGATCGGGTTCCGCCTCCCAGGATGCGCTCCGTCTCCTCCATGACC harbors:
- a CDS encoding ParB N-terminal domain-containing protein encodes the protein MTLGRGRGGDQPRVRLDDNVGTYDASRDGRSGEGRLQEVRLDRIDASPFQVRLVFPPAEIERLADSVLANGLIHEPRARPHPSKQGWVELMPGEMRVRALHRLVERGEAAPVLKRDGEGNWLVPVRLEPTDDDRADAMVFGENFDRTDLSAWEWAVAFQRRRDRMRERGEPSGVRDVAASMGKKAFQTVGEYLQVADSLGLEVLFGAGVVSGGQPDHGRLARLSLAAFLRVARCASGGATSAAQALLNELRKSGDEAAAAALASREQALRRARPRGVAGEGLQINIRQALGDLAPRQARHYLVRLVPAVAVLAKRAAAEGSAEMERIAAQLSDAAGTLREPDGE